The following proteins are co-located in the Brevibacillus laterosporus DSM 25 genome:
- the csaB gene encoding polysaccharide pyruvyl transferase CsaB gives MSRILISGYYGFNNAGDDVVLYGIITSLRREQPNISLSVLSNTPERTTSLFGISAHNRWKLPTIVRELKQSDLLVMGGGTLMQDVTSPRSVLYYLGIVTIAKLLGKPVVFYAQGFGPILKSFSRSMIKTVVNHVDVITVRDHESGEDFKACGVTKAPLYVTADPALTIHPEDISDKRGAELVSPMFEDSSRPLVIFSVRDWKTEARFKQVIADAADYYQERGWNVLFLPMHFPSDIAPSEDILKAMQHKGAAMLKEHVSFHDIMCILKQADYVVGMRLHSLILACMLHIPFIGISYDPKIDRFVERAGMTCAGHIKDLTSEQLLSLLDDRMQHLDREQAIIREKADMLKAEAMKSSELVLQALASKK, from the coding sequence ATGTCGCGAATTCTCATCTCCGGATATTACGGCTTTAATAATGCCGGGGACGATGTTGTGTTATATGGAATAATTACCTCGCTCAGACGAGAACAACCGAATATTTCCCTATCCGTGTTGTCAAATACGCCTGAGCGGACAACATCGCTATTTGGGATATCCGCTCATAATCGTTGGAAGCTCCCCACGATTGTGCGAGAATTAAAGCAAAGCGACCTGTTGGTAATGGGTGGCGGTACACTCATGCAGGACGTTACCAGCCCCCGCAGTGTACTCTATTATCTCGGGATCGTTACCATTGCCAAATTGTTAGGCAAACCCGTCGTATTTTATGCCCAAGGCTTCGGTCCCATCCTAAAATCCTTTAGCCGTTCCATGATTAAAACAGTCGTGAATCATGTAGATGTCATTACTGTACGCGATCATGAATCAGGTGAAGATTTTAAAGCTTGTGGAGTAACCAAGGCTCCGTTATATGTTACAGCGGACCCTGCACTCACTATTCATCCTGAAGATATTTCAGATAAGCGAGGGGCTGAGCTGGTATCACCTATGTTCGAAGATTCATCCCGACCGCTTGTGATCTTTTCCGTTCGTGATTGGAAAACGGAAGCGCGTTTCAAACAGGTGATTGCCGATGCTGCGGATTATTATCAGGAACGCGGATGGAACGTGCTGTTTCTACCGATGCATTTCCCAAGTGATATCGCCCCTTCTGAGGATATTTTAAAGGCGATGCAGCATAAGGGCGCGGCAATGCTGAAAGAGCATGTCTCTTTTCATGACATTATGTGCATCTTGAAGCAAGCGGATTACGTGGTGGGGATGAGGCTTCACTCTTTGATCCTTGCTTGTATGCTTCACATTCCGTTTATCGGGATTTCCTATGATCCTAAAATTGATCGTTTTGTGGAACGTGCAGGCATGACCTGTGCGGGCCATATCAAGGATTTAACATCAGAACAGTTGCTTTCGCTACTTGACGATCGTATGCAACACCTAGATCGAGAGCAAGCTATCATCCGTGAAAAAGCTGACATGCTCAAAGCGGAAGCTATGAAAAGTAGTGAGCTAGTTTTACAAGCGTTAGCCAGCAAGAAATAA
- a CDS encoding 50S ribosomal protein L11 methyltransferase: MTKYWMKYTLSLPGELEEIFSYTIMETDYTLGWIEPQVEVITTDNGYDYAELTEKPMTAYLFEPLATTEQEQTARLQRYLDQWEGRIRIAATEQVEEENESWKDEFTSIQIGDWLIAPSWEDAKVVEQAAHVLYIDPGAAFGTGYHGTTQDILRFLQESQLAGKTILDVGAGSGILSIFSLLNGAAYPVYAADINPETDYQLKQNLALNQLSDQSVKVLIGDASVDDNLLSLEKHFDFIFINIGGEEVIQMLPLVRRTFKPTGRLILSGIVEWILPKVVEAYEQAGFYVMEQKQSEEWVTLLLELCDNKGK, from the coding sequence ATGACAAAATATTGGATGAAATATACGCTTTCCCTACCAGGAGAATTAGAGGAGATATTTTCCTATACCATTATGGAAACCGACTACACATTAGGGTGGATTGAACCCCAAGTAGAGGTCATTACGACTGACAATGGCTACGATTATGCGGAATTAACTGAGAAACCGATGACCGCCTATCTGTTTGAACCACTAGCGACTACCGAGCAGGAACAGACAGCTAGACTACAAAGATATCTTGATCAATGGGAAGGCAGAATTAGAATTGCAGCTACTGAACAAGTTGAGGAGGAGAACGAATCGTGGAAAGATGAGTTTACCTCCATACAAATAGGTGATTGGCTAATAGCGCCTTCCTGGGAAGACGCGAAGGTGGTAGAGCAAGCGGCGCATGTGCTCTACATTGATCCCGGTGCTGCTTTTGGAACGGGGTATCATGGAACAACTCAGGATATTTTGCGGTTTTTACAGGAGAGTCAATTAGCAGGCAAAACTATTTTGGATGTGGGAGCGGGGTCAGGGATTCTTTCTATCTTCAGCCTACTAAATGGAGCCGCATACCCTGTCTATGCAGCAGATATCAATCCAGAAACCGATTATCAACTAAAGCAAAATCTAGCCCTCAATCAATTATCTGATCAATCTGTGAAGGTATTGATAGGTGATGCATCAGTCGACGATAACCTATTATCCTTAGAAAAGCATTTTGATTTTATCTTCATTAATATTGGCGGAGAAGAAGTGATTCAGATGTTACCGCTAGTAAGACGTACCTTTAAGCCTACAGGCCGCTTGATCCTGTCAGGAATAGTAGAGTGGATTTTACCAAAAGTAGTAGAAGCTTATGAACAAGCAGGTTTTTATGTAATGGAACAAAAACAAAGTGAAGAATGGGTGACACTCTTATTGGAATTGTGCGACAATAAAGGAAAATAG
- a CDS encoding thiolase family protein gives MAEPIVIVAAKRTPIGTFGGMFQDVSARKLAELTIRDIMDTTGIDPGEIDEVILGNCIQRTDEPNIARTALLDAGLPQQVTGLTVQRQCSSGMQAIVSGLQQIALGDSEVVIAGGVECMSRAPYVLKQARFGKRLMHGEMTDALWDLLTDPHHDILMGETAERLVDRYGISREEQDEIAYLSHQKAAHATKEGRFEDEIIPIVLSKKNKTITLAIDEHIRPDITLDALAKLKPTFRDEGTVTPGNASGLNDGASAVLLMKESKAKHLGLTVLGRIVSYAWAGVEPDLMGYGPVPATHKALKKAGLRLQDIQLIEVNEAFAAQYLAVEKLLELDRTITNVNGSGISLGHPVGSTGCRLIVTLLHEMKRRQLQRGLATLCVGGGLGMSMIVER, from the coding sequence ATGGCAGAGCCTATCGTAATTGTCGCAGCAAAACGGACGCCAATCGGAACATTTGGCGGCATGTTTCAAGATGTGTCAGCACGTAAATTAGCTGAACTAACGATTCGTGACATCATGGATACAACAGGGATTGACCCAGGAGAGATTGATGAAGTTATTCTAGGGAATTGTATTCAACGTACGGATGAGCCGAATATTGCAAGAACAGCTCTTCTGGATGCTGGTCTGCCTCAGCAAGTGACAGGATTGACTGTTCAGCGACAATGTTCTTCCGGTATGCAGGCAATTGTCTCAGGTCTGCAACAGATAGCTTTAGGCGATAGCGAGGTTGTGATCGCGGGTGGTGTAGAGTGCATGAGCCGTGCTCCTTATGTTTTAAAGCAAGCTCGTTTTGGCAAAAGGTTGATGCATGGTGAAATGACAGACGCTTTGTGGGACCTACTTACAGATCCGCATCACGATATTTTAATGGGTGAAACAGCAGAGCGTCTGGTGGATCGCTATGGGATTAGTCGGGAAGAGCAGGATGAGATCGCTTATTTAAGTCATCAGAAAGCGGCACATGCCACTAAAGAGGGACGTTTTGAGGACGAAATCATACCGATTGTTTTGAGTAAAAAAAATAAAACGATCACACTAGCCATAGATGAGCATATTCGTCCAGACATTACGCTCGATGCTTTAGCCAAATTAAAGCCAACCTTTCGTGATGAGGGAACGGTTACACCGGGGAATGCTTCAGGCTTAAATGATGGTGCTTCTGCCGTGCTACTAATGAAAGAAAGTAAAGCAAAACATCTTGGCCTTACGGTACTAGGTCGAATTGTCTCTTATGCATGGGCAGGTGTTGAGCCTGACTTAATGGGATATGGACCAGTCCCAGCAACGCATAAAGCTTTGAAGAAAGCAGGGCTTCGTTTACAAGACATACAACTGATTGAGGTTAATGAAGCTTTTGCTGCCCAGTATCTGGCGGTAGAAAAGCTATTGGAGTTGGATCGAACCATCACGAACGTAAATGGTAGTGGGATATCACTTGGCCATCCAGTAGGCTCAACTGGCTGTCGTCTAATCGTTACCCTCTTGCATGAAATGAAGAGACGCCAGTTACAGAGAGGGCTAGCCACTTTATGCGTAGGCGGAGGACTGGGTATGAGCATGATTGTAGAGCGATAA
- a CDS encoding LCP family protein has product MRAKQKETVKKVIIIVLCVLFIALIAYLGTAFQQYKQMTQDWYEPLPQVSGSSFPDDTSIMQAPGLPSDQSSTLTAEELYHKEQTLQPFSMMLIGTDSRKGERARSDTLLIATINPLTQQAQLISIPRDTYIKIPGKGFDKVNHATAFGGPVLLKKTLEDYLSIKIDRYATIDFDGFRKLIDELGGVEVTVKKRMKYTDPSDGTNIDLYPGKQVLDGKQALDYARYRKSDFGHEDSDYERIARQQEIIRALANKGSSMDAFLKAFKLMDILGKHIKTDLTQNEISSLLVTYYDPKQNHITTETIKGRDERIWNHSTLGWYYLVSSGERERIQEKIRKVLKTNATE; this is encoded by the coding sequence ATGCGAGCCAAGCAGAAAGAAACCGTAAAAAAAGTGATCATCATTGTCCTTTGCGTCTTATTTATAGCGTTGATCGCCTATCTAGGTACTGCTTTTCAACAATACAAGCAGATGACGCAAGATTGGTATGAGCCGCTTCCTCAGGTGAGCGGCTCTTCATTTCCAGACGATACCTCAATCATGCAGGCACCAGGGCTTCCCTCGGATCAGTCCTCCACCCTTACAGCAGAAGAGCTCTATCACAAAGAACAAACCCTTCAGCCCTTTAGTATGATGCTAATTGGTACAGATAGCAGGAAAGGGGAGCGTGCACGTTCGGATACCCTTTTGATAGCTACAATCAATCCATTAACTCAACAAGCTCAATTGATCTCGATTCCTCGTGATACTTATATTAAAATTCCCGGCAAAGGCTTTGACAAAGTAAATCACGCAACTGCCTTTGGTGGACCTGTTCTGTTAAAAAAGACATTGGAAGACTACTTGTCAATCAAGATTGATCGCTATGCCACGATTGACTTTGATGGCTTCCGAAAACTAATTGACGAATTGGGCGGTGTAGAAGTAACCGTCAAGAAACGTATGAAGTATACCGACCCTAGTGATGGAACAAATATTGATCTATATCCGGGCAAACAAGTGCTGGATGGCAAGCAAGCACTAGATTATGCACGCTATCGGAAAAGTGATTTTGGCCACGAAGACAGCGACTACGAACGAATTGCCCGTCAGCAAGAAATTATTCGGGCCTTAGCGAATAAAGGAAGCTCCATGGATGCTTTTTTAAAGGCATTTAAATTGATGGATATTTTAGGGAAACATATCAAGACAGACCTCACACAAAATGAAATTTCCTCGTTGCTTGTTACCTACTATGATCCTAAACAAAATCACATCACAACAGAAACAATTAAAGGACGTGATGAACGTATTTGGAATCATTCAACACTCGGATGGTACTATCTGGTTTCATCAGGTGAGCGAGAGCGAATCCAAGAAAAAATAAGAAAAGTATTGAAAACGAACGCAACAGAATAA
- a CDS encoding AMP-binding protein, with amino-acid sequence MLIAKPWLSCYPAEVPATVEYPRVPLTYFLEKSAQDYPQNYALSFMGKRMTYQELLTQSYRFAHVLRARGVQKGDRIAIMLPNIPQTIIAFYGAIFAGAVVVMTNPLYTERELTHQLNDSGAVVIVTLDLLYNRVLNVKSNTKLLHVFLTSIRDFLPPMKKALYPIAQKFDKKAVPVPAILYQDGVVNFVRALKQAQPDPIHIEANWEEELAILQYTGGTTGLAKGVMLTHRNLVANAVQCKAVLYKMRQGQEKILGVLPLFHVYGLTTVINCGVQMAAEIVLVPRFDVKQILQLIQKERPTIFPGAPTMYIGLINHPDIKNYDLSSIEACVSGSAPLPLEVQERFEEITGGKLVEGYGLTETSPVTHSNNLWERRVNSSIGLPWPDTEACIIDPATDEAMPPNQIGELAVRGPQIMKGYWNRPEDTAMVLKDGWLLTGDIAYMDEEGFFYIVDRKKDMIIAGGFNIYPREVEEVLFEHSAIQEAAVVGIPDPYRGETVKAFIVVKDSYQVTEDELNAFCRQRLASYKVPRSYEFREELPKTMVGKVLRRHLQEEEKKRMELESTSKLG; translated from the coding sequence ATGTTAATTGCCAAGCCTTGGTTATCTTGTTACCCAGCAGAAGTCCCCGCTACAGTGGAATACCCCCGTGTTCCATTGACTTACTTTTTAGAAAAATCAGCACAAGATTATCCACAAAATTATGCTCTTTCTTTTATGGGAAAGCGCATGACCTATCAAGAACTACTCACCCAATCCTATCGTTTTGCTCATGTATTACGAGCGCGAGGCGTACAAAAGGGAGACCGCATTGCCATTATGCTGCCAAATATTCCGCAAACCATAATCGCTTTTTATGGAGCGATATTTGCTGGAGCGGTGGTTGTTATGACCAATCCTTTGTATACAGAACGTGAATTAACACACCAGTTAAACGATTCTGGTGCAGTGGTCATTGTAACCCTCGATCTCTTATACAACCGAGTACTGAATGTGAAGTCAAATACCAAATTACTTCATGTATTTCTAACCAGCATACGAGATTTTTTACCCCCCATGAAGAAAGCGCTTTACCCAATAGCTCAGAAATTTGATAAAAAAGCGGTGCCAGTACCAGCCATTCTCTATCAGGATGGGGTAGTGAATTTTGTGCGCGCTTTAAAGCAGGCACAACCTGATCCCATTCATATTGAAGCAAACTGGGAGGAAGAATTGGCCATCTTGCAATATACAGGTGGAACGACTGGTCTTGCCAAGGGAGTGATGCTTACCCATCGCAATCTGGTGGCAAACGCTGTTCAATGCAAGGCTGTTCTTTATAAGATGAGGCAAGGACAAGAGAAAATTCTAGGGGTCTTACCCTTATTCCATGTTTATGGACTGACTACCGTGATAAATTGCGGAGTTCAGATGGCTGCAGAAATAGTGCTGGTTCCACGTTTCGACGTTAAGCAAATCTTGCAATTAATACAGAAGGAGCGCCCGACTATCTTTCCAGGAGCTCCTACTATGTATATCGGTCTCATTAATCATCCAGACATTAAAAATTATGATTTATCCTCTATTGAGGCCTGTGTTAGTGGTTCTGCTCCGTTGCCTTTAGAAGTACAAGAGCGATTTGAAGAAATTACGGGTGGCAAATTAGTCGAAGGATATGGTCTAACCGAAACCTCTCCTGTTACCCATTCAAATAATCTGTGGGAAAGACGTGTCAATAGTAGCATTGGACTTCCGTGGCCAGATACAGAAGCTTGTATTATTGACCCAGCCACAGATGAAGCAATGCCTCCTAATCAGATTGGTGAATTGGCTGTTCGTGGCCCTCAGATTATGAAGGGGTATTGGAACCGTCCCGAAGACACGGCGATGGTTCTCAAGGATGGATGGTTACTGACCGGAGATATTGCGTATATGGATGAAGAGGGTTTTTTCTATATCGTTGATCGTAAAAAAGATATGATTATTGCTGGTGGATTTAATATCTATCCTCGTGAGGTGGAAGAGGTTTTGTTTGAACATTCTGCCATTCAAGAGGCTGCGGTAGTCGGTATACCAGATCCATATCGAGGAGAGACGGTTAAAGCCTTTATTGTAGTGAAGGATTCCTATCAGGTGACGGAGGACGAGTTAAATGCATTCTGTCGTCAGCGGTTAGCTAGCTATAAGGTGCCGCGTTCCTACGAATTTAGGGAAGAATTACCTAAAACCATGGTCGGCAAGGTACTTCGTCGTCATTTGCAAGAAGAAGAGAAGAAACGTATGGAATTAGAAAGCACTAGTAAATTAGGATAA
- a CDS encoding TetR/AcrR family transcriptional regulator: MAKKTGEKYQAIINAAVTVIAKHGYHNAQVSRIAKEAKVADGTIYLYFKNKDDVLISLFNEKMGQFVENCRELTSQANDVSEKVRILIRSHLSQLAQDHNLAIVTQIELRQINPEVSQGIGEVLKSYFNLIDAVVQEGMDSGIFRSDIDVRMARTMIFGTLDQTVTSWIMKECKYDLVSLVDPIHNLFLKGFCKN, from the coding sequence ATGGCCAAAAAAACGGGGGAAAAGTATCAAGCCATTATAAATGCAGCCGTCACGGTGATTGCCAAGCACGGTTATCATAACGCGCAGGTATCGCGAATCGCTAAAGAAGCTAAGGTAGCGGACGGGACCATTTATCTCTATTTTAAAAACAAGGATGATGTCCTTATCTCGCTGTTTAACGAGAAGATGGGACAATTTGTAGAGAATTGCCGTGAGTTGACTTCTCAGGCAAACGATGTTTCTGAGAAGGTACGTATTCTCATTCGGAGTCATCTCAGCCAATTGGCGCAGGATCATAACTTAGCGATTGTGACACAAATTGAGTTGCGTCAGATTAATCCTGAGGTAAGTCAGGGTATTGGAGAAGTATTGAAATCATACTTTAACCTGATTGATGCAGTCGTTCAGGAAGGGATGGACAGCGGTATCTTCCGTTCAGATATTGATGTACGGATGGCACGCACTATGATTTTTGGTACGTTGGATCAGACGGTAACTTCTTGGATTATGAAAGAATGTAAGTACGATCTCGTCTCTCTTGTGGATCCCATTCACAATCTCTTCCTAAAGGGATTCTGCAAAAACTAG
- a CDS encoding enoyl-CoA hydratase, with amino-acid sequence MSYPNLTLVTEGTIAILTINHPPANALNQVTLTSLAQVLDDLEQNDQVSAIVITGEGRFFIAGADIKEFTELAEQSPQQVAERGQQLFLRMETFSKPIIAAINGACLGGGLELAMACHIRYVAKEAKLGLPELNLGLIPGYGGTQRLPRLIGRGKATQLILTSDMIDGEEAHAIGLAEAVYPVEQLLEESKKLARKISEKGAISVKYALDAIHSGVELGLSAGTKREAELFGQVFTTEDMKEGVTAFLEKRKPQFSNR; translated from the coding sequence ATGTCGTATCCAAATCTTACGCTTGTAACAGAAGGAACTATCGCTATATTGACGATTAACCATCCGCCAGCCAATGCGTTAAATCAGGTTACACTCACCAGTTTGGCTCAGGTTTTAGACGATTTGGAGCAAAATGATCAGGTCAGTGCCATTGTTATTACTGGCGAAGGCCGCTTTTTTATCGCAGGTGCTGACATTAAAGAATTTACTGAATTGGCTGAACAGAGTCCACAGCAGGTGGCGGAGCGAGGACAACAATTGTTTCTGCGAATGGAGACTTTTTCTAAACCTATCATTGCTGCAATAAATGGAGCTTGCCTCGGCGGCGGGTTGGAGCTTGCTATGGCGTGCCACATCCGTTATGTAGCAAAGGAAGCGAAGTTAGGGCTACCTGAGCTTAATCTGGGTCTAATCCCCGGATACGGTGGTACTCAACGTTTGCCGCGTCTGATTGGACGAGGAAAAGCTACCCAACTAATACTGACTTCCGATATGATCGATGGTGAAGAAGCTCATGCTATCGGTCTGGCAGAAGCTGTTTATCCAGTGGAACAGTTGTTGGAAGAAAGTAAAAAGCTAGCTCGTAAAATTTCAGAAAAGGGTGCGATTTCTGTCAAATACGCACTGGATGCAATTCACAGTGGCGTAGAACTGGGTTTATCTGCTGGAACGAAGCGTGAAGCTGAATTATTTGGTCAGGTATTCACTACTGAAGATATGAAAGAAGGCGTGACTGCTTTTCTTGAAAAGCGCAAACCGCAATTTTCCAATCGATAG
- a CDS encoding electron transfer flavoprotein subunit beta/FixA family protein, giving the protein MKILVAMKQTFDTEEKIIIQDGIISDDGVETIINPYDEYAIEEAIKLRDDLGGEVIVMTLGKDGAEKELRTALAMGADRAVLVDDESLFGDEYTTAKVLAAVAKKEGFDLILGGQMAVDSGAGQGGPRLAEELSINHVSTAVKIDIDGTTVRVERDVEGDMEVVETSLPVLITAQQGLNEPRYPSLPGIMKAKKKPFDRLSADDLGLTAEDVASKTEIVYQYVPEKKEAGRILSGDVPSQVAELVQLLRNEAKVI; this is encoded by the coding sequence ATGAAAATCTTAGTTGCGATGAAGCAGACCTTTGACACGGAAGAAAAGATCATTATTCAGGACGGTATCATTAGTGATGATGGTGTGGAGACGATTATTAATCCTTATGACGAATATGCCATTGAAGAGGCAATCAAGCTACGCGATGACCTTGGTGGCGAGGTTATTGTAATGACCCTAGGCAAAGATGGAGCCGAAAAAGAATTGCGTACTGCTCTAGCTATGGGAGCTGATCGAGCAGTTTTAGTAGATGATGAATCGTTATTTGGTGATGAATATACGACAGCAAAGGTACTAGCCGCAGTTGCCAAAAAAGAAGGATTCGATCTCATCTTAGGTGGACAAATGGCTGTGGATTCGGGTGCAGGTCAAGGTGGTCCTCGTTTAGCTGAAGAGCTATCTATCAACCATGTTTCAACAGCGGTTAAAATTGACATTGATGGTACTACTGTCCGCGTGGAACGCGATGTGGAAGGAGATATGGAGGTAGTAGAAACCTCCCTACCTGTCCTTATTACGGCGCAGCAAGGCCTTAACGAGCCGCGTTATCCATCACTACCAGGTATCATGAAGGCGAAAAAGAAACCGTTCGATCGTCTGTCCGCAGATGATTTGGGGCTTACAGCAGAAGATGTAGCAAGTAAGACCGAGATCGTATATCAATATGTACCAGAAAAGAAAGAAGCAGGTCGTATCTTGTCAGGTGATGTTCCGAGCCAAGTGGCTGAATTAGTGCAACTACTGCGTAACGAAGCAAAAGTGATCTAA